A DNA window from Myripristis murdjan chromosome 19, fMyrMur1.1, whole genome shotgun sequence contains the following coding sequences:
- the LOC115378332 gene encoding parvalbumin-like EF-hand-containing protein — MADDFGSQVKKVAVAMGASLTDQDINRMPREMRKQGNFNYSKFLEYMRQFKTSEQQEAAIKKAFQMLDKDCSGYIEWNEIKYILSTVPNATPSAPLSDEEAEAMIQAVDTDGDGRIDYKEFSDMVKMDKKPRK, encoded by the exons ATGGCAGACGACTTTGGCTCACAGGTGAAAAAAGTGGCTGTGGCCATGGGCGCTTCCCTCACGGACCAGGACATTAACCGCATGCCACGGGAGATGAGAAAGCAAG GCAACTTCAACTACAGCAAGTTTTTGGAGTACATGAGGCAATTCAAGACTTCAGAGCAACAGGAGGCTGCTATCAAAAAGGCCTTCCAGATGCTGGACAAAGACTGCAGTGGCTACATAGAGTGGAATGAGATCAA GTATATTCTGTCCACTGTGCCAAATGCAACCCCCTCAGCGCCTCTTTCCGACGAGGAAGCCGAGGCCATGATCCAAGCAGTCGACACGGATGGAGACGGACGCATTGACTACAAAG AGTTCTCAGACATGGTGAAGATGGACAAGAAACCGAGAAAGTAG